A single region of the Thermotoga profunda AZM34c06 genome encodes:
- a CDS encoding ABC transporter substrate-binding protein, with product MKKLLLLCLGLVLIFGTVVFGAYEIAFIVKATDSDFWQYTIVGAKNAEKDLQGLVKVTVYGPPSEADIDKQVAIVEDVVRKKPDAIVISSTSSQATAPALNKAYQQGIKVILIDNFVYDTGYNSFLATNNKVGGGLAAEKVVELLKKAGKPLKGKVGLISSMAGVQVLIDRDDGFVAKLKELAPGLEILPTRYVDNDIAKAAAATEDLITAYGNDLVAIFADNNHTGDGVARVIEERKLQDKIIAVAYDSDPQEVEALRNGSLKALIVQDPHGMGYKGVMFAFMAIHGEPLPLYFDTGVYVVTKENMDNLTWALDPFKRKRY from the coding sequence GTGAAAAAGTTGTTATTGCTCTGTCTTGGTCTTGTTCTGATTTTTGGTACAGTAGTTTTTGGAGCTTACGAGATCGCATTTATCGTCAAAGCAACGGACTCTGATTTCTGGCAGTACACCATTGTGGGTGCAAAGAACGCCGAAAAAGATCTGCAAGGCTTGGTCAAGGTAACAGTTTATGGACCACCTTCTGAGGCCGATATCGACAAACAAGTTGCCATTGTAGAAGATGTTGTCAGAAAGAAACCAGATGCAATAGTGATTTCTTCCACAAGTTCACAGGCAACTGCTCCAGCTTTGAACAAAGCATATCAACAGGGAATTAAAGTAATTCTAATCGACAATTTTGTCTACGACACTGGTTACAACTCTTTCTTGGCAACGAATAACAAAGTCGGTGGAGGACTTGCAGCAGAAAAAGTTGTCGAACTTTTGAAAAAAGCAGGAAAACCATTGAAGGGAAAAGTAGGACTCATCAGTTCAATGGCTGGCGTTCAAGTTTTGATTGACAGAGACGATGGTTTTGTTGCTAAACTCAAAGAACTTGCTCCTGGTCTTGAAATTCTTCCAACGAGATATGTAGATAATGACATTGCAAAGGCAGCTGCTGCAACCGAAGATTTGATAACTGCTTATGGGAATGACTTGGTAGCTATATTTGCTGATAACAACCACACTGGTGATGGAGTTGCCAGAGTAATTGAGGAAAGAAAACTCCAGGATAAGATCATAGCCGTTGCATACGATTCAGATCCTCAGGAAGTAGAAGCACTCAGAAATGGTAGTCTCAAAGCTTTGATAGTACAAGATCCACACGGAATGGGTTATAAAGGTGTCATGTTTGCATTCATGGCTATTCACGGTGAACCATTACCACTCTATTTCGATACCGGAGTCTATGTGGTGACCAAGGAAAATATGGATAACCTCACATGGGCTCTTGATCCATTCAAGAGAAAGAGATATTGA
- the deoC gene encoding deoxyribose-phosphate aldolase — protein MKQNFEISKIFDSTILRPDVTWNEIAEFVDRSIQYKVRGIAVPWYGLRYVLQETANTEIRIVVGIDFPFGYSPVEMKLKEIDYYMSLSKKITDFDVVINISAVKSANWNYVKEEINTISQYIKDKDDNRICKMIIETCMLSEVEIKKICEIILECPEVDYIKTGTGFGPRSTTLDDVKTIRSVVDDKKKIKVSGGIRTLKQVEDFLKAGVSLFGSSSATQIIDEFHTKQRGK, from the coding sequence TTGAAGCAGAATTTTGAGATAAGTAAGATCTTTGATAGTACTATACTCAGACCTGATGTTACTTGGAATGAAATAGCTGAATTTGTCGATAGATCGATTCAATACAAAGTCAGGGGTATAGCGGTTCCTTGGTATGGTTTAAGGTATGTTCTTCAAGAAACTGCCAACACTGAAATAAGGATTGTTGTTGGTATCGACTTTCCTTTTGGTTATAGTCCCGTAGAAATGAAATTGAAAGAAATAGATTATTATATGTCGTTAAGCAAAAAAATCACAGATTTCGATGTAGTTATAAACATATCAGCCGTCAAATCAGCAAATTGGAATTATGTAAAAGAAGAGATAAATACGATATCTCAGTATATCAAAGACAAAGATGATAATCGAATCTGTAAGATGATAATAGAGACATGTATGCTATCAGAAGTTGAAATCAAAAAGATTTGTGAAATAATTTTGGAATGCCCAGAGGTCGATTACATAAAAACAGGAACGGGTTTTGGACCAAGGAGTACAACATTGGATGATGTAAAAACAATTCGTTCAGTAGTTGACGATAAAAAGAAAATAAAAGTGTCTGGCGGTATTAGAACTTTGAAACAAGTTGAGGATTTTCTCAAAGCTGGTGTGAGTCTTTTCGGCAGTAGTTCCGCCACACAGATCATAGACGAATTTCATACAAAACAGAGGGGGAAGTGA
- a CDS encoding sugar ABC transporter ATP-binding protein: MQELLRLEDVSKSFPGVQALDRVNLTVNNGEVRGLVGENGAGKSTLIKIITGAYEKDSGRIYLAGKEIKRNDPIISIKLGIFAVYQDVMTAPDISIAENFFLGSQPGRFGIINWSKMRSEAKKFLDEIGLDVDVRLDIKNLSLAQKEMVTIAKVLLRDPKLVIFDEPTAVLTDNEKKLLFGLIKRLKDKGVGVIYISHNLEEVFEICDTVTVLKDGKLVGTYKVEQIEKVENLIPLMVGRKIEDMYFKQNVEKGQELLRVEGLTGLKFKDVSFTLHSGEILGFYGLAGAGRTEVARAIFGADKILSGSVFIKGQKANIKTPKDAINSGIGYLPEDRRLQGIFPTQSVEFNINAVNYRDLLRKFLLLVDHRKARELSKDLVSKLSIKTPSINHTIYQLSGGNQQKVVLARWLSRFANILILDEPTNGIDVGAKAEIYRLIGEVVKQGKSVIFISSYLPELIGICDRVLVISNGKVAGELSREEFSEERLLALAMTYTAKREDVA; this comes from the coding sequence ATGCAAGAATTGCTTAGATTAGAAGATGTGAGTAAATCTTTCCCAGGAGTTCAGGCTTTGGATCGAGTTAATTTGACAGTCAATAACGGGGAAGTCAGGGGACTTGTTGGAGAAAACGGTGCGGGAAAATCTACTTTGATAAAAATAATCACAGGTGCGTATGAGAAAGATTCTGGAAGAATTTATTTGGCAGGGAAGGAGATAAAAAGAAATGATCCGATAATTTCAATAAAACTTGGTATCTTTGCTGTTTATCAAGATGTGATGACTGCGCCAGACATAAGTATAGCTGAGAATTTTTTCTTGGGTTCGCAACCAGGTCGCTTTGGGATTATAAATTGGAGCAAGATGAGAAGTGAAGCAAAAAAGTTTTTAGATGAAATTGGACTTGATGTCGATGTACGTTTAGATATTAAAAATCTGAGTTTGGCGCAAAAGGAAATGGTGACAATTGCGAAAGTCTTACTTCGTGATCCTAAGCTGGTCATTTTTGATGAACCAACAGCAGTTCTAACTGATAATGAAAAAAAGTTGCTCTTTGGATTGATAAAAAGGTTAAAGGATAAAGGAGTCGGTGTCATTTATATATCACACAATTTGGAAGAAGTCTTTGAGATCTGCGATACTGTCACAGTACTCAAAGATGGCAAATTGGTGGGTACTTACAAGGTTGAACAAATAGAAAAAGTGGAGAATCTCATTCCACTTATGGTCGGGAGAAAGATTGAAGATATGTACTTCAAGCAGAATGTTGAGAAAGGTCAAGAGCTGTTGAGAGTCGAAGGATTGACCGGCTTGAAGTTTAAAGATGTATCTTTCACTCTTCATTCTGGTGAGATATTAGGTTTCTATGGACTGGCTGGCGCTGGTAGAACAGAAGTGGCAAGGGCAATCTTTGGCGCTGATAAGATCCTCTCAGGTTCTGTTTTCATAAAAGGACAAAAGGCGAACATAAAAACTCCAAAGGATGCAATAAATTCTGGCATAGGATATCTTCCGGAGGATCGCCGATTACAGGGTATATTCCCCACACAAAGCGTTGAATTCAACATAAATGCTGTGAATTATCGTGATCTGCTTCGTAAATTTCTCCTTCTTGTAGACCACAGAAAAGCGAGAGAACTCTCCAAAGATCTTGTCAGTAAACTATCCATAAAGACTCCAAGTATTAACCATACTATATATCAACTCAGCGGTGGAAATCAGCAGAAAGTTGTATTAGCAAGATGGCTCAGCAGATTCGCGAACATTTTGATACTCGATGAGCCGACAAACGGTATAGATGTAGGGGCAAAGGCGGAGATTTATAGATTAATAGGTGAAGTCGTGAAGCAAGGTAAGAGTGTGATTTTTATTTCTTCATATCTTCCAGAATTAATAGGAATCTGTGACAGAGTTTTGGTGATTTCCAATGGAAAAGTTGCGGGGGAGTTATCTCGTGAAGAATTCTCTGAAGAGCGTTTATTAGCACTTGCGATGACATACACAGCGAAAAGGGAGGATGTTGCGTGA
- a CDS encoding ABC transporter permease: protein MKNKTNAGKRTVLGEKNLLIVFAILVVSLIFTTKGTFLSFGNITNLLRQTSINGVVALAMLFVIVTGGIDLSVGAVVGLSGMIFAMLTSSRLSYQISSTSAVIIALMVSVMIGVANGAAIYDLKVPPFIATLGVMTFVRGLVMYISSGRMITGIPSGFVNFSSETILDIPKLVWLWLLTALVVALALKYTRFGRNLYALGSNREAARLSGINMRLNYYGAYAVSGLLSGLAGIMLASRLAAGVPTAGQGYELDAIASVVIGGASLNGGIGTALGAVIGALLIQTLRNGGNLLGIDPFIMQMAIGLIIVVAVFFDQYVKAGRR, encoded by the coding sequence GTGAAGAACAAAACGAATGCAGGCAAAAGAACAGTTCTGGGTGAGAAAAATCTATTGATAGTTTTTGCAATATTGGTCGTATCGTTGATATTCACAACAAAGGGTACATTTTTATCGTTTGGAAACATCACGAACCTTCTCAGACAAACGTCGATAAACGGTGTGGTTGCATTGGCTATGCTTTTTGTAATAGTGACTGGTGGTATAGATCTGTCCGTTGGTGCCGTTGTTGGGCTCTCAGGGATGATTTTTGCAATGTTGACATCTTCGAGACTCAGCTATCAAATTTCTTCCACATCGGCGGTAATAATTGCATTGATGGTTTCTGTCATGATTGGTGTTGCAAATGGTGCAGCTATTTACGATTTAAAAGTTCCACCTTTTATAGCGACCCTCGGTGTTATGACTTTTGTGAGAGGATTGGTGATGTACATTTCCTCTGGAAGAATGATAACTGGTATACCAAGTGGTTTTGTGAATTTTTCATCTGAGACTATCTTAGATATTCCCAAACTTGTATGGCTGTGGTTGTTGACAGCACTCGTTGTTGCACTTGCGTTGAAGTACACGAGATTTGGGAGAAATTTATATGCACTTGGAAGTAACAGAGAAGCTGCTCGATTGTCAGGTATAAATATGAGACTCAATTACTATGGTGCATATGCAGTCTCTGGGCTGTTGAGTGGTTTAGCTGGAATCATGTTGGCATCGAGATTGGCTGCTGGTGTTCCTACGGCGGGCCAAGGTTATGAATTGGATGCCATTGCTTCGGTTGTCATAGGTGGTGCAAGTTTGAATGGAGGAATAGGGACTGCTTTGGGAGCTGTTATAGGAGCTCTTTTAATTCAAACGTTGAGAAATGGGGGAAATTTACTGGGTATAGATCCGTTCATTATGCAAATGGCAATAGGATTGATCATAGTGGTTGCGGTATTCTTTGATCAATACGTGAAAGCTGGTCGAAGGTGA
- a CDS encoding transaldolase family protein, with protein sequence MKIYIDGCSEEALLFAQKIGIGITTNPSIILKESFSKDLMNVIRRLTNLNVSTIFFQVENLDEEILEQLDPKKFVIKIPWVVEKYNLCTPLRERGFKVCATAVYEISQLVFALNFGVDYVAFYYDRAKRRGIDPNERIRQFKQIIENSEDTKLVVASLKSTEQVIDAIISGADEVAIPFDVFNKFALVPEYVEEDVKRFSEDFKRLLPKVNGRIHNE encoded by the coding sequence ATGAAAATATATATAGATGGATGTAGTGAGGAAGCATTGTTATTTGCACAAAAAATAGGTATAGGTATCACAACGAATCCTTCAATTATTTTGAAAGAAAGTTTTAGTAAAGATCTCATGAATGTGATTCGACGTCTGACAAATTTGAATGTTTCAACAATTTTCTTTCAAGTAGAAAATTTGGATGAAGAAATATTAGAGCAGTTGGACCCAAAAAAGTTCGTCATCAAGATACCATGGGTTGTGGAAAAATATAACCTATGCACTCCTTTAAGAGAAAGAGGTTTCAAAGTCTGTGCAACGGCTGTTTATGAGATATCACAACTTGTCTTTGCACTGAATTTTGGTGTTGATTACGTAGCTTTCTACTATGATCGAGCAAAACGAAGAGGTATAGATCCAAACGAAAGAATAAGACAATTCAAACAAATCATTGAAAATTCTGAAGATACCAAACTCGTTGTTGCAAGTTTGAAGTCGACAGAACAAGTAATCGATGCCATCATATCTGGTGCAGATGAGGTAGCTATTCCATTTGATGTATTTAACAAGTTTGCCTTGGTTCCTGAATATGTTGAAGAAGATGTGAAGAGATTCTCAGAAGATTTCAAAAGGTTATTGCCAAAAGTTAATGGGAGGATACACAATGAATAA